A stretch of Microcoleus sp. FACHB-831 DNA encodes these proteins:
- a CDS encoding DUF6335 family protein yields the protein MANVTRKANNEANANEERNLSDIPIEDNDLVSDIPVEDIGEPIISDLPQGITESYGTGVAVEPGLVIGGRTMNARMEQYTSTGPELTGGDIDARWDQAAIVGDEAVGGTVATPDQSIVEELGAAVGIDYDDGTPIQTNDILEGRDSQRWELDPMSSEDYEEH from the coding sequence ATGGCTAATGTGACTAGGAAAGCAAACAACGAAGCAAATGCGAACGAAGAAAGAAATCTTTCAGATATACCCATCGAAGATAATGACCTCGTTTCGGATATACCAGTAGAAGATATTGGCGAGCCAATTATTTCCGATTTACCCCAGGGAATTACTGAATCATATGGAACGGGTGTTGCTGTAGAACCGGGACTGGTAATCGGCGGACGAACCATGAATGCTCGGATGGAGCAGTACACATCGACTGGCCCAGAATTAACGGGGGGCGATATCGATGCTCGTTGGGATCAGGCTGCCATAGTTGGTGACGAGGCAGTGGGGGGAACTGTTGCTACTCCCGATCAGAGTATTGTTGAAGAACTGGGAGCTGCTGTTGGCATCGATTATGACGACGGGACACCGATTCAGACAAACGATATTTTGGAGGGGCGAGATTCCCAAAGATGGGAGCTAGATCCCATGTCGTCAGAAGATTATGAAGAGCATTAA
- a CDS encoding SDR family NAD(P)-dependent oxidoreductase: MARKLDSKVAIVTGASAGIGEATAIALAAEGASVAIAARRFDRLNAIAERIATTGGKALPIVADITDETQVQNLVQKANAQLGRVDILVNNAGIALVGNIEGANTSDWRRMIDLNVLGLMYATHAVLPILKAQGTGHIVNISSVAGRTARVGIGGYNATKWGVNGFSESLRQEVCKHNIRVTIIEPGMVDTEIDNEITDPIAKQRTQERRKSIVPLQSEDVAAAIVYAVTQPPRVNVNEILIRPTDQDW; encoded by the coding sequence ATGGCAAGGAAATTAGACTCAAAAGTAGCAATCGTCACTGGTGCATCGGCGGGAATTGGAGAGGCGACTGCGATCGCCCTAGCTGCGGAAGGCGCTAGCGTAGCGATCGCAGCACGACGTTTTGACCGACTCAATGCGATCGCAGAACGCATTGCAACGACGGGTGGAAAAGCATTGCCAATCGTGGCAGATATCACCGATGAAACTCAAGTTCAGAACCTAGTGCAAAAAGCAAACGCACAATTGGGTCGAGTGGATATCCTCGTCAACAATGCAGGGATTGCATTAGTCGGCAACATTGAGGGAGCAAATACCTCTGACTGGCGACGCATGATCGATCTCAACGTTTTGGGATTGATGTATGCAACTCATGCAGTTCTTCCCATCCTCAAGGCGCAAGGTACTGGGCATATCGTTAACATTTCATCTGTTGCAGGTCGAACAGCAAGGGTAGGCATCGGTGGCTACAATGCCACAAAATGGGGAGTCAATGGCTTCTCGGAATCGTTGCGCCAGGAAGTATGCAAGCACAACATTCGCGTAACTATCATCGAACCAGGCATGGTGGATACGGAAATCGATAACGAAATTACCGATCCAATAGCCAAACAGCGCACCCAAGAACGGCGTAAATCGATCGTACCTTTGCAAAGCGAGGACGTTGCAGCCGCGATAGTTTATGCTGTTACCCAGCCGCCGCGAGTGAATGTCAACGAAATTCTAATTCGACCCACTGACCAAGACTGGTGA
- a CDS encoding 2-phosphosulfolactate phosphatase: MIDCTMTFYDQSDFEIRCEWGEKGVEQLTSISDVIIIVDILSFSTCIEIANSRGAIVFPYQWKDGSAQEFANSVNAELAGRRGSSSRYSLSPLSLTQIPEGTRLVLPSPNGSTLSLATGETPTLAGCLRNCRAVALAAMSYGNRIAVIPAGEKWEDGSLRPSFEDLIGAGAIASYLKGSLSPEMQTAIAAYRNVQPNLKSLLKQCSSGRELIEKGFEQDVDLAAELNVSDRIPTLVDRAYTHYSGI, translated from the coding sequence GTGATTGACTGCACAATGACTTTCTACGACCAATCTGATTTTGAAATACGGTGTGAATGGGGAGAAAAGGGTGTTGAGCAATTAACTTCAATTAGCGATGTCATTATCATCGTAGATATTCTCTCATTTTCGACTTGCATTGAAATTGCCAATAGTCGAGGAGCGATCGTCTTCCCCTATCAATGGAAGGATGGATCTGCACAAGAATTTGCAAATTCGGTTAATGCAGAATTAGCAGGTAGGCGGGGTAGTAGTAGTCGTTATTCGCTTTCTCCCTTATCCTTAACCCAGATCCCTGAAGGCACTCGACTTGTGCTTCCTTCACCCAATGGTTCAACTCTCAGTTTAGCGACTGGGGAAACTCCAACTTTAGCTGGATGTTTAAGAAATTGTAGGGCGGTGGCTTTAGCTGCGATGAGCTATGGGAATCGCATTGCTGTCATACCAGCCGGGGAGAAATGGGAGGATGGAAGTCTCCGCCCTTCATTTGAAGACTTGATTGGCGCAGGAGCGATCGCCAGCTATCTCAAAGGTAGCCTATCGCCGGAAATGCAAACTGCGATCGCAGCTTATCGCAACGTTCAACCTAATCTAAAAAGTCTGCTTAAGCAATGTAGTTCTGGTAGAGAACTGATTGAGAAAGGATTTGAACAAGATGTTGATCTAGCAGCAGAATTAAACGTTAGCGATCGCATTCCTACGCTGGTAGATAGAGCCTACACGCATTACTCAGGCATTTAA
- a CDS encoding glutathione binding-like protein, whose protein sequence is MIDLYYWTTPNGHKITMFLEEVGLPYTLVPINIGTGDQFKPEFLKIAPNNRIPAIVDREPADGGEPISVFESGAILLYLAEKTGKLIPANIRDRADVLQWLFWQMGGLGPMAGQNHHFTQYAPEKIPYAINRYVNETGRLYAVLNKRLSDREFIAGDYSIADIAAYPWIVPYEKQNQKIEDFPHLQRWFEAIKARPATIRAYEKAEAFKDQVINPDQARDLLFNQSADTVKH, encoded by the coding sequence ATGATCGACCTTTACTATTGGACGACGCCAAACGGACACAAAATTACTATGTTCCTGGAGGAAGTCGGGCTACCCTACACCCTCGTTCCGATTAATATTGGCACGGGCGATCAGTTTAAACCAGAGTTTCTCAAGATTGCCCCCAACAATCGCATTCCTGCAATCGTAGATCGCGAACCTGCTGATGGTGGCGAACCGATTTCCGTTTTCGAGTCCGGTGCGATTCTGCTGTATTTGGCAGAAAAAACCGGAAAGTTGATTCCAGCAAATATTCGCGATCGCGCAGACGTTCTGCAATGGTTATTCTGGCAGATGGGCGGACTCGGACCGATGGCAGGACAGAACCATCATTTCACTCAATACGCCCCGGAAAAAATTCCCTACGCGATTAATCGCTATGTGAATGAAACGGGACGTTTGTATGCAGTGTTGAATAAACGATTAAGCGATCGCGAATTTATTGCGGGCGATTATTCGATCGCCGATATCGCTGCTTATCCTTGGATTGTGCCCTACGAAAAGCAAAACCAAAAGATTGAAGATTTTCCCCACCTGCAACGCTGGTTTGAAGCAATAAAAGCTCGTCCGGCAACCATTCGCGCTTATGAGAAAGCAGAAGCTTTTAAAGATCAAGTAATCAATCCAGATCAAGCGCGGGATCTGTTGTTTAATCAGTCCGCCGATACGGTCAAGCACTGA
- a CDS encoding dienelactone hydrolase family protein — protein sequence MKEITRRQFIATATLATGFALAVQPISAKTIATNAKGLVAGAVEIPVKDGEIPAYRAMPAKRGTFPIVLVIQEIFGVHEHIQDVCRRFAKLGYVAIAPQLFVRQGDVLKLSNIDEIRTVVAKVPDAQVLSDLDATVNWAAKSAKGNAEKLAITGFCWGGRITWLYSAHNPQVKAGVAWYGRLVGNATELTPKHPVDIASALNVPILGLYGGKDTGITLDTVEQMRDRLKSSSSKSEIVVYPDAPHAFFADYRPSYRETEAKDGWKRLQAWFKQHGV from the coding sequence ATGAAAGAAATTACGCGCCGCCAATTTATCGCCACTGCCACCCTGGCAACGGGTTTTGCCCTGGCAGTGCAACCTATTTCTGCCAAAACGATCGCTACTAATGCCAAGGGATTAGTCGCAGGTGCGGTGGAAATTCCCGTCAAAGATGGCGAAATTCCAGCTTATAGAGCAATGCCCGCAAAAAGAGGAACTTTTCCCATCGTCTTGGTGATTCAGGAAATTTTTGGCGTACACGAGCATATTCAGGATGTTTGCCGTCGCTTTGCCAAATTGGGGTACGTGGCGATCGCGCCCCAATTATTTGTGCGTCAAGGCGATGTTTTGAAGTTAAGCAACATTGATGAAATTCGCACAGTAGTCGCCAAAGTACCAGATGCCCAAGTGCTATCGGATTTGGACGCTACAGTAAACTGGGCTGCGAAGTCAGCCAAAGGGAATGCCGAAAAGCTGGCGATTACAGGCTTTTGCTGGGGCGGACGCATTACCTGGCTGTACTCAGCGCACAATCCCCAAGTCAAGGCAGGCGTGGCGTGGTACGGTCGGCTGGTGGGCAATGCCACCGAACTGACACCCAAACATCCGGTCGATATTGCCTCTGCGCTGAACGTCCCCATTCTCGGACTCTATGGTGGCAAGGATACAGGCATTACCCTCGATACAGTAGAGCAGATGCGCGATCGCCTCAAGTCCAGCAGCAGCAAATCGGAAATCGTTGTCTACCCCGATGCACCCCACGCCTTTTTTGCCGATTATCGCCCCTCTTACCGGGAGACAGAAGCTAAGGATGGCTGGAAACGGCTCCAGGCATGGTTTAAACAGCATGGCGTGTAG